In one Janibacter cremeus genomic region, the following are encoded:
- a CDS encoding DUF4235 domain-containing protein, with protein MVWKLLGTGSAIVAGIVSKKVITIIWKKAGHDSEIDPTNPDIPFREALAYAALAGVAAGLARTFTTRQAAAIYQRSAGHLPKPMREDIEEELSEGGRNADEISKHSRKRS; from the coding sequence ATGGTCTGGAAGCTGCTCGGCACGGGGTCGGCGATCGTCGCCGGCATCGTGTCGAAGAAGGTCATCACGATCATCTGGAAGAAGGCCGGTCACGACTCCGAGATCGACCCGACCAATCCGGACATCCCGTTCCGCGAGGCGCTGGCCTACGCGGCCCTGGCGGGGGTGGCAGCAGGTCTGGCCAGGACCTTCACCACCCGCCAGGCAGCGGCGATCTACCAGCGCTCGGCGGGCCACCTGCCCAAGCCGATGCGCGAGGACATCGAGGAGGAGCTGAGCGAAGGCGGTCGCAACGCCGACGAGATCAGCAAGCACAGCCGCAAGCGCTCCTGA
- a CDS encoding FAD-binding dehydrogenase, with the protein MDADAIVVGHGLAGLVAAAELTDAGRKVLLVDQESEANLGGQAHWSFGGLFFVDSPEQRRLGIKDSAELAYSDWMNTAGFDRDEDHWPREWARAYLDFAGGEKRSWLHEQGMRWFPVVGWAERGDGSAHGHGNSVPRFHITWGTGPGVVAPFARRVEEARARGLVTYAHRHRVDELIVEGGTVVGVRGVHLAEDRAERGVATNRDPKGGFELRAPVVLVASGGIGGNHDLVRENWPERLGTPPKHMVTGVPAHVDGRMIAITQEAGGRLINRDRMWHYVEGIRNWDPIWPGHGIRILPGPSSMWLDANGDRLPAPLLPGFDTLGTLAHLRRSGHDHSWFVTNRSVAGKEFALSGSEQNADLTGKDVRGVLRKRSLADVTPSMQDFLDKGADFVMAETAEELVERMNDLLEEGEPALDAAHVKRQLDERDGQLDNAYSKDAQIAAMRVARSYIGDKISKRAYPPHKLQDPKKGPLVGVKLHILSRKTLGGFETDLSGRVLGHDGEPVRGLYAAGEASGFGGGGVHGYRALEGTFLGGCIFSGRSAGRAMGAELGD; encoded by the coding sequence ATGGATGCTGATGCCATTGTCGTGGGCCACGGGCTCGCCGGACTCGTTGCCGCTGCCGAGCTCACCGACGCGGGGCGCAAGGTGCTGCTCGTCGACCAGGAGAGCGAGGCCAATCTCGGGGGGCAGGCGCACTGGTCCTTCGGCGGGCTGTTCTTCGTCGACAGCCCCGAGCAGCGCCGTCTGGGCATCAAGGACTCGGCCGAGCTCGCGTACTCCGACTGGATGAACACCGCCGGCTTCGACCGCGACGAGGACCACTGGCCGCGCGAGTGGGCGAGGGCCTACCTCGACTTCGCCGGGGGCGAGAAGCGCTCGTGGCTGCACGAGCAGGGGATGCGCTGGTTCCCGGTCGTCGGCTGGGCCGAGCGCGGTGACGGCTCGGCACACGGGCACGGCAACTCCGTACCCCGCTTCCACATCACGTGGGGCACGGGACCGGGGGTCGTCGCCCCCTTCGCCCGACGTGTGGAGGAGGCCCGCGCCCGCGGGCTGGTCACCTACGCGCACCGCCACCGCGTGGACGAGCTCATCGTCGAAGGGGGGACTGTCGTCGGCGTGCGCGGTGTCCATCTTGCCGAGGACCGCGCCGAGCGGGGTGTGGCGACCAACCGCGACCCGAAGGGCGGCTTCGAGCTGCGGGCGCCCGTCGTCCTCGTCGCCTCGGGCGGCATCGGGGGCAACCACGACCTCGTCCGGGAGAACTGGCCCGAGCGCCTCGGCACCCCGCCGAAGCACATGGTCACCGGCGTCCCCGCGCACGTCGACGGGCGGATGATCGCGATCACCCAGGAGGCCGGTGGCCGGCTGATCAACCGCGACCGGATGTGGCACTACGTCGAGGGCATCCGCAACTGGGACCCGATCTGGCCCGGTCACGGCATCCGCATCCTCCCCGGACCCAGCTCGATGTGGCTCGACGCGAACGGCGACCGCCTGCCCGCGCCGCTCCTGCCCGGCTTCGACACCCTGGGCACGCTCGCCCACCTGCGCCGCTCCGGCCACGACCACAGCTGGTTCGTGACCAACCGCTCGGTCGCGGGCAAGGAGTTCGCCCTGTCCGGCTCGGAGCAGAACGCCGACCTCACCGGCAAGGACGTCCGGGGGGTCCTGCGCAAGCGGTCGCTGGCCGACGTCACCCCGTCCATGCAGGACTTCCTGGACAAGGGCGCCGACTTCGTCATGGCCGAAACCGCCGAGGAGCTCGTGGAGAGGATGAACGATCTCCTCGAGGAGGGCGAGCCGGCCCTCGACGCCGCCCACGTCAAGCGCCAGCTCGACGAGCGCGACGGCCAGCTCGACAACGCCTACTCCAAGGACGCGCAGATCGCGGCCATGCGCGTGGCCCGGTCCTACATCGGGGACAAGATCTCCAAGCGCGCCTACCCGCCGCACAAGCTGCAGGACCCGAAGAAGGGCCCGCTCGTCGGCGTGAAGCTGCACATCCTCTCCCGCAAGACCCTCGGCGGCTTCGAGACCGACCTGTCCGGACGGGTCCTCGGCCACGACGGCGAGCCGGTGCGCGGCCTGTACGCCGCGGGCGAGGCCTCCGGCTTCGGAGGCGGCGGCGTCCATGGCTATCGCGCGCTCGAGGGGACCTTCCTCGGCGGGTGCATCTTCTCCGGTCGCTCCGCGGGCCGGGCGATGGGAGCCGAGCTGGGGGACTGA
- a CDS encoding NAD(P)H-quinone oxidoreductase, giving the protein MRGISITKPGDADVLQATEVDDPRPQSGQVVVDTVAAGVNRADIMQRKGLYPPPKGASPLPGLEVSGTVREVGPDVEGWSVGDEVCALVDGGGYAEQVLVPAAQLLPVPRGVSVRDAAGLPEVACTVWSNVFMTANLQPGEVFLVHGGSSGIGTMAIQLAKAAGATVAVTAGTEEKLAFCRELGADIAVNYREQDFVEEVRSATDGHGADVILDVMGAKYLPRNVDLLATNGRLVVIGLMGGRTGELDLGKMLSKRAAVIATSLRARPPEEKATIVAAVREHVWPLIDDGAVRPIIQGTHPLDRAADAHRELEASGHIGKILLTP; this is encoded by the coding sequence GTGCGGGGCATCTCGATCACCAAGCCCGGGGACGCCGACGTCCTGCAGGCCACCGAGGTCGACGACCCCCGCCCGCAGTCGGGGCAGGTCGTCGTCGACACGGTCGCCGCGGGGGTCAACCGGGCCGACATCATGCAACGCAAGGGGCTCTACCCCCCGCCGAAGGGGGCCTCCCCCCTTCCCGGTCTGGAGGTCTCGGGCACGGTCCGCGAGGTCGGCCCCGACGTCGAGGGCTGGTCCGTCGGCGACGAGGTCTGCGCGCTCGTCGACGGCGGCGGCTACGCCGAGCAGGTCCTCGTGCCGGCCGCCCAGCTGCTGCCGGTCCCCCGGGGTGTCTCCGTGCGCGATGCGGCCGGGCTGCCCGAGGTGGCCTGCACGGTCTGGTCCAACGTCTTCATGACCGCGAACCTGCAGCCGGGTGAGGTCTTCCTCGTCCACGGCGGCTCCTCGGGCATCGGCACGATGGCGATCCAGCTGGCCAAGGCCGCCGGAGCCACGGTCGCCGTGACCGCCGGCACCGAGGAGAAGCTGGCCTTCTGTCGCGAGCTCGGCGCGGACATCGCGGTCAACTACCGCGAGCAGGACTTCGTCGAGGAGGTCCGGAGCGCGACCGACGGGCACGGCGCGGACGTCATCCTCGACGTCATGGGCGCGAAGTACCTGCCCCGCAATGTCGACCTCCTGGCAACGAACGGCCGGCTGGTCGTCATCGGACTCATGGGCGGTCGCACGGGTGAGCTCGACCTCGGGAAGATGCTGAGCAAGCGTGCCGCCGTCATCGCGACCTCGCTGCGGGCCCGTCCGCCCGAGGAGAAGGCCACCATCGTCGCCGCCGTGCGCGAGCACGTGTGGCCACTCATCGACGACGGCGCTGTCCGCCCGATCATCCAGGGCACCCACCCGCTGGACCGGGCGGCCGACGCGCACCGTGAGCTCGAGGCCAGCGGCCACATCGGCAAGATCCTGCTCACCCCCTGA
- a CDS encoding ABC transporter ATP-binding protein produces the protein MTGLPLRTHGLVHIYRAEGHDVAALSGVDLTVAAGERIALLGPSGAGKSTLLALFGGLLRPSAGRIHIGDHELSAMTEAEIDAFRAGDVGIILQGAERNHLPWLSTRGNIDFAQQPARRSGREVPAVDDLVALLGLTDVADEKLDRLTPGQQQLAALGVALAGGPGLLLGDEPTSQLDHESRDVVLEALAEIGRTLGTTVVVVTHDPDVARAFPRTVTIRDGRVGGEGRSGEEYSVVAADGSLPLPAPALDAFPPGTLVRVHRGENGWLLMPGEEER, from the coding sequence ATGACCGGGCTGCCGCTGCGCACCCACGGACTGGTGCACATCTACCGGGCCGAGGGCCACGACGTGGCAGCACTCTCCGGGGTCGACCTCACCGTCGCGGCGGGGGAGCGGATCGCGCTGCTCGGTCCGAGCGGCGCGGGGAAGTCGACCCTGCTCGCGCTCTTCGGCGGGCTGCTGCGTCCCAGCGCGGGACGCATCCACATCGGTGACCACGAGCTGTCGGCGATGACGGAGGCCGAGATCGACGCCTTCCGGGCCGGCGACGTCGGCATCATCCTGCAGGGTGCCGAGCGCAATCACCTGCCGTGGCTGAGCACCCGGGGCAACATCGACTTCGCGCAGCAGCCGGCCCGCCGGAGCGGCCGGGAGGTCCCGGCCGTGGACGACCTCGTCGCCCTCCTCGGGCTGACCGACGTCGCGGACGAGAAGCTCGATCGGCTCACCCCCGGGCAGCAGCAGCTGGCCGCACTCGGAGTCGCCCTCGCCGGCGGCCCCGGTCTGCTCCTCGGGGACGAGCCGACGAGCCAGCTCGACCACGAGTCCCGCGACGTCGTCCTCGAGGCCCTCGCCGAGATCGGCCGCACGCTCGGCACGACGGTCGTCGTCGTCACCCACGACCCGGACGTCGCGCGGGCCTTCCCGCGCACGGTGACCATCCGGGACGGGCGTGTCGGGGGTGAGGGCCGCAGTGGCGAGGAGTACTCCGTCGTCGCCGCGGACGGCTCGCTGCCCCTGCCGGCGCCGGCGCTGGACGCCTTCCCTCCCGGGACGCTGGTGCGGGTGCACCGGGGCGAGAACGGGTGGCTGCTGATGCCCGGCGAGGAGGAACGGTGA
- a CDS encoding ABC transporter ATP-binding protein, translating to MRRTTRARPATGQAPADLVIEGLGVAYGDVSALGDVHATARAGEVTAVTGHSGAGKTSLLWAVGGLLAPDRTDGTVSLGARTLEDEESARAAGAVLIPQGSALAEVLTARDNVTVPLLAAGTAGADAMRRADEALAAVGLGEHGSHLAEELSGGQRQRVAVARGLALASLRLDEGGVLLLADEPTSELDHDTRERVVALLQEVARRGGIVLLATHDPEVAEVAHAVWRLDDGHLTPATA from the coding sequence GTGAGGCGGACCACGCGGGCGCGGCCCGCCACGGGGCAGGCACCCGCCGACCTCGTGATCGAGGGGCTGGGGGTGGCCTACGGCGACGTGAGCGCGCTCGGCGACGTCCACGCGACCGCCCGCGCCGGGGAGGTCACCGCGGTCACGGGCCACTCCGGTGCGGGGAAGACCTCACTGCTGTGGGCCGTCGGGGGCCTGCTCGCGCCCGACCGGACCGACGGCACCGTGTCGCTCGGCGCCCGGACCCTCGAGGACGAGGAGTCGGCCCGGGCGGCGGGCGCCGTGCTCATCCCGCAGGGCAGCGCCCTGGCGGAGGTGCTCACGGCCCGCGACAACGTCACCGTCCCGCTCCTGGCGGCCGGGACGGCCGGCGCCGATGCGATGAGGCGGGCCGACGAGGCGCTCGCGGCGGTCGGCCTGGGAGAGCACGGCAGCCACCTCGCCGAGGAGCTGTCCGGTGGGCAGCGCCAGCGGGTGGCCGTCGCCCGCGGACTGGCCCTGGCCTCCCTTCGCCTGGACGAAGGGGGTGTGCTCCTCCTCGCCGACGAGCCCACCTCCGAGCTCGACCACGACACCCGCGAGCGGGTGGTCGCGCTGCTGCAGGAGGTCGCCCGACGTGGCGGGATCGTCCTGCTGGCGACCCATGACCCCGAGGTCGCCGAGGTGGCCCACGCGGTCTGGCGCCTCGACGACGGCCACCTCACCCCCGCAACTGCTTAG
- a CDS encoding integrase core domain-containing protein — MSQQAVSVEVRLAVGAHAVLEDASGTSVSELCKQQGISRDTYYRYRRRMREEGVQGLIPRSRRPNNSPRATDADTVAAVLDKHDELVAEGWDGGAMSVHDWLTLAGVEVPSARTCHKILTDHGRTEPTPSKRPKSSYRRFEAMKPNGVWQLDGHEVKLTEGKGVVLRFQDDHSRMLMASRAASAETGEDTWKCMVAAMDRHAKPAFIQCDNSTAFTARLIKGGGYSILEARLHRIGVGMINSSPKHPQTNGKKEREWQTLEQWLRARERATDLPELQRLLDAYDLIFNTERPHQGIAGSTPARRYAATDKALPDPEQLKERQFVREVTLPPAGYFDLPGARVSLGVAWAGATLHYLIDQDHAVLFHEERILGHIQLDPDKITTPKTGRTYYRVEARP, encoded by the coding sequence ATGAGTCAGCAGGCGGTCTCGGTGGAAGTTCGGTTGGCGGTCGGTGCTCACGCTGTCTTGGAGGATGCCTCGGGGACCTCGGTGAGCGAGCTGTGCAAGCAGCAGGGCATCTCGCGGGATACGTACTACCGGTATCGGCGCCGGATGCGCGAAGAGGGCGTTCAAGGTTTGATCCCGCGCTCGAGGCGGCCGAACAACTCGCCCAGGGCCACGGACGCTGACACGGTCGCGGCGGTGCTCGACAAGCACGACGAGCTGGTTGCAGAGGGCTGGGACGGCGGGGCCATGTCGGTGCACGATTGGCTCACCCTGGCGGGCGTGGAGGTCCCCTCGGCGCGCACCTGCCACAAGATCCTGACCGACCACGGGCGCACCGAGCCGACACCGTCCAAGCGGCCCAAGTCCAGCTACCGCCGCTTCGAGGCGATGAAACCCAACGGGGTGTGGCAGCTGGACGGGCACGAGGTCAAGCTCACCGAGGGCAAGGGCGTCGTGCTGCGCTTCCAGGACGACCACTCCCGCATGCTGATGGCCTCACGCGCCGCCAGCGCCGAAACGGGCGAGGACACCTGGAAATGCATGGTCGCCGCTATGGACCGCCACGCAAAGCCGGCGTTCATCCAGTGCGACAACAGCACGGCCTTCACCGCCCGGCTGATCAAGGGCGGGGGCTACTCCATCCTGGAGGCTCGCCTGCACCGCATCGGGGTCGGGATGATCAACTCCAGCCCCAAGCACCCGCAGACCAACGGCAAGAAGGAACGCGAGTGGCAGACGCTGGAGCAGTGGCTCAGAGCGCGTGAGCGCGCCACGGACCTACCCGAGCTGCAACGCCTGCTCGATGCCTACGACCTGATCTTCAACACCGAACGCCCGCACCAGGGCATCGCCGGAAGCACGCCCGCGCGGCGCTACGCAGCCACCGACAAGGCCCTTCCAGACCCTGAGCAGCTCAAGGAACGCCAGTTCGTGCGTGAGGTCACTCTGCCCCCGGCCGGGTACTTCGACCTGCCCGGAGCCCGGGTCAGCCTCGGCGTCGCCTGGGCCGGCGCGACCCTGCACTACCTCATCGACCAGGACCACGCCGTCCTCTTCCACGAAGAACGCATCCTGGGACACATCCAACTCGACCCGGACAAGATCACCACGCCCAAAACCGGCCGCACGTACTATCGAGTCGAAGCACGCCCCTGA
- a CDS encoding TIGR02206 family membrane protein, with protein sequence MDAARFETFGISHLVMIGVFLAGIWPMVLLGRLTRHRPRQVSRWLAVGLVAAILPLQVLDHLPGNFQLGVSLPLQLCDLAAAVAVVALWTRRHTVVCVTYLWGLLLAPQALLTPALSADFPDPRFLAFWAMHIFVVWAAVFLTFGLGHRPDWRGYRRTVLITATWMILMYPVNVLLGTNYGFVNRKPSTGSILDLFGPWPFYLLVEVVLVATVWALMTWPWTRRRPLESPARAIEQR encoded by the coding sequence ATGGACGCGGCCCGGTTCGAGACCTTCGGCATCTCCCACCTGGTGATGATCGGCGTCTTCCTCGCGGGGATCTGGCCGATGGTGCTTCTCGGCAGACTCACCCGACACCGGCCCCGGCAGGTCAGTCGCTGGCTCGCGGTGGGCCTCGTCGCCGCCATCCTGCCGCTGCAGGTGCTCGACCACCTGCCCGGCAACTTCCAGCTCGGTGTGAGCCTGCCGCTGCAGCTCTGCGACCTGGCCGCGGCCGTCGCGGTCGTCGCGCTGTGGACCCGGCGCCACACAGTCGTCTGCGTCACCTACCTGTGGGGGCTCCTGCTCGCCCCCCAGGCCCTGCTCACCCCGGCGCTGTCGGCCGACTTCCCCGATCCACGGTTCCTCGCCTTCTGGGCGATGCACATCTTCGTCGTCTGGGCCGCGGTCTTCCTGACCTTCGGCCTGGGACACCGACCGGACTGGCGCGGCTACCGACGCACGGTACTCATCACCGCCACGTGGATGATCCTCATGTACCCGGTGAACGTGCTGCTCGGGACGAACTACGGGTTCGTCAACCGCAAGCCGTCGACAGGGTCGATCCTCGACCTCTTCGGCCCGTGGCCGTTCTACCTCCTGGTCGAGGTCGTCCTCGTGGCCACCGTGTGGGCCCTGATGACCTGGCCGTGGACCCGGCGACGGCCGCTCGAGAGCCCAGCGCGCGCCATCGAGCAGAGGTGA
- a CDS encoding FtsX-like permease family protein — protein MWAALRHRTGQVIALALVSALVATCAVFAPVFARSVDQGLLRVAVEEAGPVVSATAITRGRTSEQRTTLPSEVTELLPRDLTRVSEEPIEAMRHGTTVVPQEGKKPSPMVLRSRTGVCDHLEIVGDCPSAAGEIIVSGPDAKAWGWQPGTTFEIGQEKYTRFEPDPPPVGLTVVGVYEVARDAPGYWLGDRPDGKSGVPQTDMDHVPGVDDFLTAESTFAETLPRAVASVVLPLDADAATLESMPRAAAAAARLGEEHPELRVDDSVRQLVDGISTGRGQTAVIVPFVMVQLALLSVLVLFLVAQAAVDQRRHDVALVRLRGRSRSGARRLLLTELTIPVLLGLPLGFVAALGLAVAVRAVMLPSGMPFEVPVSVLPWLLGALAVSVLAVYLAARPVLREPVNDLLRSVRPRSAGSSLVVDVVVVVLALLGVGGLAIGALSGLAALATPTLLAVAVGVLAARLVPRIAARRARAAVRRGRVAAVISGRGIGRRPAARRVLVVTTVASAIAVFGADAVVVADHNRLARAQLETGAPAVVTVTTATAPALMAAADTLEEVGIEAAPVAVIRPHSETSAATIAVDPERLPGVAHPSTVPAAGLDALALPEQEPIILPAGPTTATVEWDLEARDSSEPPELRVEMTTPDGSRRSTALATLGPKAQGRTEVDTSLFCSDRCRLAGLTLAVSGSTGSQVHGTVSVTDLAVGGEPLPVTGEGTWSSSRDESGLGVDTSTKGDTLRLDVGAADGADVSTSVTDVPHPLPAIVSTDDLAVGDVSEVIDVAGGQTQIEVARHVTALPSVTDRGVLLSLPALARVSGELATRAESRIWLADASPAALERVREVLADDGVTVRSIATTQEADRAFDESASGWGLQLALIGGVLAVLLAALVLVVLAITGWRAAVRDLAALRISGVPHRDIARALRTEHMAGVAVGVLLGAGTALVGARIALPSIPFFTEPAAVPGLDLSPAWPAVLAATAGVAVVLLVLALVIAAAVARRVSPAAVRGGAS, from the coding sequence ATGTGGGCAGCGTTGCGGCACCGCACAGGGCAGGTCATCGCCCTTGCCCTCGTGTCGGCACTGGTGGCCACGTGCGCGGTCTTCGCCCCCGTCTTCGCCCGCAGCGTCGACCAGGGTCTGCTGCGGGTCGCCGTCGAGGAGGCCGGCCCCGTCGTGTCGGCCACGGCCATCACCCGGGGCCGCACGTCCGAGCAGCGCACGACCCTGCCCTCGGAGGTCACCGAGCTCCTCCCGCGTGACCTGACGAGGGTGTCCGAGGAGCCGATCGAGGCCATGCGGCACGGCACCACGGTCGTCCCGCAGGAGGGCAAGAAGCCCTCGCCCATGGTGCTGCGCTCCCGCACAGGGGTGTGCGACCACCTCGAGATCGTGGGCGACTGCCCGTCGGCGGCCGGCGAGATCATCGTCTCCGGCCCGGATGCGAAGGCCTGGGGGTGGCAGCCCGGGACGACCTTCGAGATCGGCCAGGAGAAGTACACCCGGTTCGAGCCCGACCCGCCGCCCGTCGGACTGACCGTCGTCGGCGTCTACGAGGTGGCGCGGGATGCTCCCGGCTACTGGCTCGGTGACCGTCCGGACGGCAAGTCCGGGGTGCCGCAGACAGACATGGACCACGTGCCGGGCGTCGACGACTTCCTCACGGCCGAGTCGACGTTCGCGGAGACGCTGCCGCGGGCCGTCGCGAGCGTGGTCCTGCCGCTCGATGCCGATGCGGCCACGCTCGAGTCGATGCCACGGGCCGCCGCCGCAGCGGCGCGTCTCGGGGAGGAGCATCCCGAGCTGCGGGTGGACGACTCCGTCCGGCAGCTCGTCGACGGCATCAGCACCGGCCGGGGCCAGACGGCGGTCATCGTCCCCTTCGTGATGGTCCAGCTGGCGCTGCTGTCCGTCCTCGTCCTCTTCCTCGTGGCCCAGGCGGCCGTGGACCAGCGGCGGCACGACGTGGCCCTGGTCCGTCTGCGCGGGCGCTCGCGCTCCGGTGCCCGGCGGCTGCTGCTGACCGAGCTGACGATCCCGGTGCTGCTCGGTCTGCCCCTCGGCTTCGTCGCCGCGCTCGGTCTCGCGGTGGCCGTGCGAGCGGTGATGCTGCCGAGCGGGATGCCCTTCGAGGTCCCCGTCAGCGTGCTCCCGTGGCTCCTGGGGGCGCTCGCCGTCTCCGTGCTGGCCGTGTACCTCGCGGCCCGTCCGGTGCTGCGCGAGCCGGTCAACGACCTCCTGCGCTCCGTCCGGCCCCGGTCCGCCGGGAGCTCGCTCGTGGTCGACGTCGTGGTCGTCGTCCTCGCCCTCCTCGGTGTCGGTGGGCTGGCGATCGGTGCCCTCAGCGGCCTGGCCGCACTGGCGACGCCGACCCTGCTGGCCGTCGCCGTCGGGGTCCTCGCGGCGCGCCTCGTCCCCCGGATCGCCGCGCGCCGGGCCCGTGCGGCCGTGCGCCGGGGGCGGGTCGCCGCGGTCATCTCCGGACGCGGCATCGGTCGTCGCCCGGCGGCACGTCGGGTGCTCGTCGTGACGACCGTGGCCTCGGCCATCGCCGTCTTCGGCGCCGATGCGGTGGTGGTCGCCGACCACAACCGGCTCGCCCGGGCCCAGCTCGAGACGGGGGCGCCCGCGGTCGTGACCGTCACCACGGCCACCGCGCCGGCGCTCATGGCCGCAGCGGACACCCTCGAGGAGGTCGGCATCGAGGCCGCCCCCGTGGCCGTGATCCGCCCCCACAGCGAGACGTCGGCGGCGACGATCGCGGTCGACCCGGAGCGGCTGCCGGGAGTGGCGCACCCCTCGACCGTGCCCGCGGCCGGCCTGGACGCGCTCGCGCTCCCCGAGCAGGAGCCGATCATCCTGCCGGCCGGTCCGACGACGGCCACCGTCGAGTGGGACCTCGAGGCCCGTGACAGCAGCGAGCCGCCCGAGCTGCGGGTGGAGATGACCACCCCCGACGGCAGCCGGCGCTCGACCGCCCTGGCGACCCTCGGCCCGAAGGCGCAGGGGCGCACCGAGGTCGACACCTCCCTCTTCTGCTCCGACCGTTGCCGGCTGGCCGGTCTGACCCTGGCCGTCTCGGGGTCGACCGGCTCGCAGGTGCACGGCACTGTCAGCGTCACCGACCTGGCCGTCGGTGGTGAGCCGCTCCCCGTGACCGGCGAGGGCACGTGGAGCTCCAGCCGCGACGAGAGCGGCCTCGGTGTCGACACGAGCACGAAGGGGGACACGCTGCGCCTCGATGTCGGCGCGGCCGACGGTGCGGACGTCTCGACGTCCGTGACCGACGTGCCCCACCCCCTTCCCGCCATCGTCTCGACCGACGATCTCGCGGTCGGCGACGTCAGCGAGGTCATCGACGTCGCCGGTGGCCAGACGCAGATCGAGGTCGCTCGGCACGTGACGGCGCTGCCGTCCGTGACCGATCGGGGGGTGCTGCTCTCCCTTCCCGCGCTGGCCCGCGTCAGCGGCGAGCTGGCGACCCGCGCCGAGAGCCGGATCTGGCTCGCCGATGCCTCGCCCGCGGCCCTGGAGCGGGTGCGCGAGGTGCTCGCCGACGACGGCGTGACGGTCCGCTCCATCGCGACCACGCAGGAGGCCGACCGGGCGTTCGACGAGTCCGCCTCCGGGTGGGGCCTGCAGCTGGCGCTCATCGGTGGCGTCCTGGCGGTGCTCCTCGCCGCGCTCGTGCTGGTGGTCCTCGCCATCACCGGGTGGCGGGCCGCCGTCCGCGACCTCGCTGCCCTGCGGATCAGCGGCGTCCCGCACCGTGACATCGCCCGCGCCCTGCGCACGGAGCACATGGCCGGCGTGGCCGTCGGGGTGCTGCTGGGGGCCGGCACCGCCCTGGTCGGTGCGCGGATCGCGCTGCCGTCGATCCCCTTCTTCACCGAACCGGCCGCCGTCCCCGGGCTCGATCTCTCGCCGGCGTGGCCGGCCGTGCTCGCCGCCACGGCCGGGGTCGCCGTCGTGCTGCTCGTCCTCGCCCTGGTCATCGCGGCCGCGGTGGCGCGGCGGGTCAGCCCCGCCGCCGTCAGGGGCGGGGCGTCATGA